The following proteins are co-located in the Dyadobacter chenwenxiniae genome:
- a CDS encoding HTTM domain-containing protein — translation MQAYFNKYAPAATLALFRVIFGMMLFLSICRFWAKGWISDLYILPKFHFTFYGFEFIRPLGEWTYVLFAICAVAACLVALGIFYRFAAIMLFLSFTYIELIDKSTYLNHYYFVSMVSFMLIFLPAHASFSVDAYRNKRLLADQVPSWCIDSIRLLVCIIYFYAGLAKLNSDWLLHALPLKIWLPAKNDLPLIGSLFNYKWTPYFFSWAGCLYDLSIGFLLWNKKTRPYAFVSVIIFHVLTAVLFPIGMFPYIMIATALVFFPGEFHQKVIDMICFALNLPIQFIRPKRSYIVSSISKPFLLAVFALFFIFQIAFPFRYLLYSDELFWTEEGYRFSWRVMLMEKAGYTQFTVMDASGKKQIVNNNDFLTRLQEKMMSTQPDMILQYAHMLRDHYAAAGFDSPQVYVDSYVALNGRMGRPMIDPAIDLAKQTDSFQHKSWIIPFNDEIKGL, via the coding sequence ATGCAGGCTTATTTTAACAAATATGCTCCGGCCGCAACGCTGGCTCTTTTCCGGGTTATTTTCGGCATGATGCTCTTTTTGAGCATTTGCCGTTTTTGGGCAAAAGGCTGGATCAGCGACCTTTACATTCTGCCCAAATTCCATTTTACATTTTACGGCTTTGAATTTATCAGGCCTTTGGGAGAATGGACTTATGTGCTGTTTGCGATTTGTGCAGTGGCCGCATGCTTGGTCGCACTCGGAATTTTTTATAGGTTTGCCGCTATAATGCTCTTTCTATCATTTACTTATATAGAACTGATCGATAAAAGCACTTACCTGAACCACTATTATTTTGTTAGTATGGTGAGCTTTATGCTCATCTTTTTGCCAGCCCATGCATCATTTTCGGTAGACGCTTATCGGAACAAACGCTTACTGGCCGACCAGGTCCCGAGCTGGTGTATCGACAGCATTCGCTTGCTGGTTTGCATCATTTATTTCTACGCCGGTCTGGCAAAGTTGAACAGCGACTGGCTTTTGCACGCTTTGCCGTTGAAAATCTGGCTACCCGCAAAAAACGATCTTCCCTTGATCGGGAGCCTATTCAACTACAAATGGACGCCTTACTTTTTCAGCTGGGCTGGCTGTTTGTATGATCTGAGCATCGGATTTTTACTTTGGAACAAAAAAACCCGCCCATATGCCTTCGTTTCGGTGATCATTTTTCACGTGCTTACCGCAGTTCTTTTCCCCATCGGCATGTTCCCTTATATTATGATCGCTACTGCGCTCGTATTTTTCCCTGGTGAATTTCACCAGAAGGTAATCGACATGATCTGTTTTGCTTTAAATTTGCCAATTCAATTTATCAGACCAAAGCGATCTTACATTGTTTCCAGCATTAGCAAACCATTCCTACTGGCGGTCTTCGCGCTTTTTTTTATATTCCAAATCGCATTTCCTTTCCGCTATCTGCTGTATTCCGACGAGCTTTTCTGGACCGAGGAAGGTTACCGGTTTTCATGGCGGGTTATGCTGATGGAAAAAGCGGGCTATACACAGTTCACGGTCATGGACGCGTCGGGCAAGAAACAAATTGTCAATAACAACGATTTCCTGACACGCTTGCAGGAAAAAATGATGTCTACCCAGCCCGATATGATCCTGCAATATGCGCACATGCTCCGCGACCACTATGCCGCGGCGGGTTTTGATTCGCCTCAGGTTTACGTAGATTCCTACGTTGCGCTCAATGGCAGAATGGGCAGACCCATGATCGATCCGGCCATAGATTTGGCCAAACAAACAGATTCCTTCCAACACAAATCCTGGATTATTCCTTTCAATGATGAAATTAAGGGGCTTTGA
- a CDS encoding imelysin family protein translates to MKMKNYLAILLTFFFLGCSDSKEKPEPTPVDEGKDRAAMLTHLADNIIIPSYDSFQGKFDVMVTKSNAFAAKPDATTLTEFRTAWVDAYTEWQKVELFDFGPGEKHTIRNFFNIYPASEQGIAANIADPNASLETPDSYPKQGFPALDYLINGIGATDAAIIAQYTTAPNAAAKLAYINRVTDRMDSILDKVTGEWKGAYKETFVTKTGLDIGSSTSLLVNGYVLHYERYIRSGKFGIPSGAMLNGVPAPEKVEAFYKKDISLVLAKTAHQAYIDFFNGKNARSEATGPSLKTYLDALGAKDSSTGKSLTELLNAQFEASKTKLNALKPNLSEEVKTNNQVMKDTYNEMQKAVRMLKVDMTSAMSITITYTDNDGD, encoded by the coding sequence ATGAAAATGAAGAATTATCTGGCGATCCTGCTGACCTTTTTTTTCCTGGGCTGTTCGGACTCAAAAGAAAAGCCCGAGCCGACGCCAGTTGACGAAGGAAAAGACCGGGCCGCCATGCTAACGCATTTGGCCGACAACATTATTATCCCATCCTACGATTCTTTTCAGGGCAAGTTTGATGTGATGGTGACCAAATCCAACGCATTCGCCGCCAAACCCGACGCCACCACGCTTACCGAATTCCGCACGGCCTGGGTGGACGCTTACACCGAATGGCAGAAGGTCGAGTTGTTTGATTTTGGTCCGGGTGAAAAACACACAATCCGCAATTTTTTCAATATTTATCCAGCCAGCGAGCAAGGCATTGCGGCCAACATTGCCGATCCGAATGCGAGCCTGGAAACCCCGGACTCGTATCCAAAACAAGGATTTCCTGCCCTGGATTACCTGATCAACGGCATAGGTGCAACCGACGCGGCCATTATTGCCCAATACACAACAGCCCCTAATGCAGCCGCCAAATTGGCTTACATCAACCGCGTTACAGACCGCATGGACAGCATTCTGGACAAAGTAACCGGTGAATGGAAGGGCGCGTATAAGGAAACATTTGTTACCAAAACCGGCCTGGACATCGGCTCTTCAACCTCCCTTTTAGTGAATGGATATGTGCTTCATTACGAGCGTTATATTCGTTCGGGAAAATTCGGAATTCCCTCGGGCGCCATGCTCAATGGCGTGCCCGCTCCTGAAAAAGTAGAAGCTTTTTACAAAAAAGACATTTCGCTGGTCCTCGCTAAAACCGCCCACCAGGCTTACATTGATTTCTTCAACGGAAAAAATGCCAGGTCAGAAGCAACCGGTCCATCGCTGAAAACATATCTGGACGCATTAGGCGCCAAAGACAGCAGCACCGGCAAATCGCTTACCGAGCTGCTCAACGCCCAATTTGAAGCAAGCAAAACCAAGCTTAATGCGCTGAAACCGAATTTGTCTGAAGAGGTGAAAACCAATAATCAGGTTATGAAAGACACATACAATGAAATGCAAAAGGCTGTCAGGATGCTGAAAGTGGACATGACCTCAGCCATGAGCATAACCATCACCTACACGGATAACGACGGCGACTAA
- a CDS encoding DUF4856 domain-containing protein gives MGTYLVDAKGIEHAQIIQKGLIGALQLDYIGNVLLDKGLEADNSALVSGKKYTALEHNWDEAYGMLTLNPVYLAGATDATRTSNETFIGSYIWEYNKASYAKIHPAFVKGRAAIVNNDKAEAKTQATFIRTEMEKAIASAALGYLGKWKSGTTDAARAHAIGEGLGFIYSLRYCKINGADAAFSDAILLGLMGSPNGFWDLTNDKINAASDAITAKFKL, from the coding sequence TTGGGAACTTATCTGGTCGACGCAAAAGGAATTGAGCATGCACAGATCATTCAAAAAGGCCTTATTGGTGCATTGCAGCTGGATTATATTGGCAATGTGTTGCTGGACAAAGGACTGGAAGCTGACAATTCGGCTTTGGTTTCAGGCAAAAAATATACTGCACTCGAGCACAACTGGGACGAAGCTTACGGCATGCTAACATTAAACCCGGTTTATCTGGCGGGTGCGACTGATGCAACAAGAACTTCAAACGAAACTTTCATCGGATCATATATCTGGGAATACAACAAAGCCAGCTACGCAAAGATCCATCCCGCATTTGTAAAAGGACGTGCTGCAATTGTAAACAACGATAAAGCTGAGGCAAAAACACAGGCCACATTTATCAGGACCGAAATGGAGAAAGCGATCGCTTCTGCTGCATTGGGTTATCTTGGAAAATGGAAAAGCGGAACAACTGACGCTGCACGCGCACATGCAATCGGCGAAGGTCTTGGGTTCATTTACTCTTTGCGTTATTGCAAGATCAATGGAGCCGACGCGGCATTTTCAGATGCAATCCTACTGGGCTTGATGGGCTCACCAAACGGATTCTGGGACCTGACTAACGACAAGATCAATGCAGCTTCGGACGCAATAACAGCGAAGTTTAAGTTATAA
- the msrB gene encoding peptide-methionine (R)-S-oxide reductase MsrB has protein sequence MKKSIALLLSGVFALMLQSCYGQSSPAQKEQKKSPAYSKTDSGAANRSNEEWKKVLSPEVYEVARLKGTERPFTSEYEHSKEIGTFYCAVCGNALFKSNAKYESGCGWPSFFEPISKSSILEAADNTHGMRRTEVMCGKCKSHLGHVFEDGPPPTGLRYCINGVVLDFEKAKTAEKKFDSKKKAESGS, from the coding sequence ATGAAAAAGTCCATCGCGCTCTTACTATCAGGCGTGTTCGCGTTAATGCTGCAAAGCTGCTACGGCCAATCCTCGCCGGCGCAGAAAGAGCAGAAAAAAAGCCCGGCCTATTCAAAAACAGATTCAGGCGCGGCCAATAGAAGCAATGAAGAATGGAAAAAAGTCCTTTCCCCGGAAGTTTATGAAGTGGCACGACTGAAAGGCACCGAGCGTCCTTTCACCAGCGAATATGAGCATTCGAAAGAAATTGGAACATTCTATTGTGCTGTTTGCGGCAATGCACTGTTCAAAAGCAATGCTAAATATGAAAGCGGCTGCGGCTGGCCGAGCTTTTTTGAGCCGATCAGCAAAAGCTCAATTTTGGAAGCAGCCGACAACACCCACGGCATGCGCAGAACCGAAGTAATGTGCGGTAAATGCAAATCACATTTAGGCCACGTTTTTGAAGATGGCCCACCTCCTACCGGCCTGCGTTACTGCATCAACGGCGTTGTGCTCGATTTTGAAAAAGCAAAGACGGCAGAGAAAAAGTTTGATAGCAAAAAGAAAGCGGAGAGCGGCAGCTAA
- a CDS encoding ATP-binding protein: MQEILRTLKVKYPAFWQDTHAISYIRKQTLRFLLLAYCFMGVSLAVLHLVQHKNFLLWRVLFFTALAGIGYEMLRRGVFFKKVGHYSLICLCLIVLSTAVLYQQGHYLVTFQFIFVILSSGFYILGPRWGIFYSLLSVFLVGSVVFLNQYFNVEIKIQAYAVDTYALAFALFYNYLMLIYIHFFFFKESELAKAKETTLLSELKIAASQARDLAEYKTNFLITMSHEIRTPLHAIIGGLDLLSFENPKSDQAKNLDNVKFSAEILSSIINDILNLNDIEDHQIKLDKVDFQPATVVADICQNLAAAASNKGLVLTLHASPELSTFWVQGDPVRLGQIVMNLISNAIKYTDQGSVVVTVSAKRITGHHVQLFFRFSDTGIGIPPEVFPYIFEPFKLVNSGMKKQYHGTGLGLSLAQRLVNLHGGKLDFTSQEGVGTSFFFDLSYSLSQKPVSAQRPALGSKSGPLDIHVLVAEDNNMNAIILKSFLQKWHVNFDVVDNGLAAVEAMAANRYQVVLMDINMPVMDGIQASQQIRAFEDDQKANVHIIALTATSKESLESSGVLSLFDDWISKPFHPQILYAKLADIAKISS; this comes from the coding sequence ATGCAGGAAATTTTAAGGACTTTAAAAGTCAAGTATCCGGCTTTTTGGCAAGATACCCATGCCATTAGTTACATCAGAAAACAAACCCTTCGCTTTCTTTTACTTGCCTATTGTTTTATGGGCGTGTCGTTGGCAGTACTGCATCTTGTCCAGCATAAAAACTTTTTGCTTTGGAGGGTCCTGTTTTTCACCGCTCTCGCCGGGATAGGATATGAAATGCTTCGGCGGGGTGTGTTTTTTAAGAAAGTAGGGCATTATTCCTTGATTTGCCTTTGTCTGATCGTCCTGTCAACGGCCGTGTTATATCAGCAGGGACATTACCTGGTGACCTTCCAGTTCATTTTTGTTATTCTCAGTTCAGGCTTTTATATACTTGGCCCTCGATGGGGCATTTTTTATTCGCTGCTCAGTGTTTTCCTGGTTGGGTCGGTGGTTTTCCTAAACCAGTATTTTAACGTTGAAATAAAAATTCAGGCCTATGCTGTTGATACATATGCGCTTGCTTTTGCTCTTTTCTATAACTATCTGATGTTGATATACATCCATTTCTTTTTTTTCAAAGAGTCGGAACTGGCCAAAGCGAAAGAGACCACCTTGCTGAGCGAATTGAAAATTGCTGCGTCGCAGGCACGGGATCTGGCTGAGTACAAAACAAACTTCCTGATAACCATGTCGCATGAGATCCGCACACCCTTGCATGCGATCATTGGTGGTCTGGATTTGCTTTCTTTTGAAAACCCCAAAAGCGATCAGGCAAAGAACCTGGACAATGTGAAGTTCTCAGCTGAAATCCTCAGCTCGATTATCAATGACATTCTCAACTTGAATGACATAGAGGATCACCAGATCAAACTCGATAAAGTAGATTTTCAGCCCGCAACCGTTGTCGCGGACATTTGTCAAAACCTGGCGGCGGCCGCCAGCAATAAAGGTTTGGTGCTGACCTTGCATGCTTCGCCGGAGTTAAGTACATTTTGGGTGCAGGGCGACCCGGTTCGTCTGGGCCAGATTGTGATGAACCTGATCAGCAACGCTATAAAGTATACAGACCAAGGTTCGGTCGTCGTAACGGTTTCGGCGAAGCGAATTACCGGGCATCATGTGCAGCTCTTTTTTAGGTTTTCCGATACAGGAATCGGCATTCCTCCGGAAGTATTCCCTTACATATTTGAGCCGTTCAAACTCGTCAATTCGGGAATGAAAAAACAATATCATGGCACTGGCCTGGGTTTGTCTCTCGCACAGCGGCTTGTGAACCTGCATGGCGGAAAGCTCGACTTTACCAGCCAGGAGGGCGTCGGCACTTCATTCTTTTTTGACTTATCCTATTCACTAAGTCAAAAGCCTGTATCCGCTCAACGGCCGGCTTTGGGAAGTAAGTCAGGGCCGCTCGATATCCATGTGCTGGTTGCCGAGGACAACAATATGAACGCAATAATTCTTAAAAGTTTTCTGCAAAAGTGGCATGTTAACTTCGACGTTGTTGATAACGGACTTGCGGCGGTGGAGGCCATGGCGGCCAATCGCTATCAGGTCGTTTTGATGGATATTAATATGCCGGTGATGGATGGAATTCAGGCAAGCCAACAGATCAGGGCTTTTGAAGACGATCAAAAAGCCAACGTCCATATCATTGCATTGACTGCAACCAGTAAAGAGTCACTTGAATCCAGCGGCGTGCTCAGCTTGTTTGACGACTGGATTTCGAAACCATTTCATCCTCAAATACTGTACGCCAAGCTTGCTGACATTGCCAAAATCAGCAGTTAA
- the bshB1 gene encoding bacillithiol biosynthesis deacetylase BshB1, translating into MKLDILAITAHPDDVELCCAGTLLAQIALGKKVGIVDLTRGELGTRGTPEGRIQEAKNAAAIMNISVRDNVGLADGFFANNESHQKAIIPYIRKYQPDIVITNAVGDRHPDHGRAGQLVADSCFYSGLRMVKTYDEEGNEQEAWRPKQVFHTVQDRYITPDFIVDITAVHDKKIEAIRAFESQFFVPSYNSGEPQSYISSPDFLEFVIARAREMGHAIGVTFGEGFTTSRKLGVKDLSVFI; encoded by the coding sequence ATGAAACTAGATATTCTCGCCATCACAGCCCACCCTGACGATGTAGAACTTTGCTGTGCCGGCACATTGCTGGCGCAAATTGCACTTGGCAAAAAGGTTGGCATTGTGGATTTGACCCGCGGCGAGCTCGGGACACGCGGCACGCCCGAAGGCAGGATCCAGGAAGCGAAAAATGCAGCTGCGATCATGAACATTTCAGTGCGGGATAATGTAGGACTAGCCGATGGCTTTTTTGCGAACAACGAATCGCATCAAAAAGCAATAATTCCGTATATCCGTAAATATCAGCCGGATATCGTCATAACCAACGCGGTTGGCGACAGGCATCCCGATCATGGCCGTGCCGGTCAGCTTGTTGCAGACAGCTGTTTTTATTCAGGCTTGCGCATGGTGAAGACATATGATGAGGAAGGCAATGAGCAGGAAGCCTGGCGCCCCAAACAGGTTTTTCACACCGTGCAGGACCGCTACATTACACCTGATTTTATTGTCGACATTACCGCTGTTCATGATAAAAAAATCGAAGCTATCCGCGCTTTTGAAAGTCAGTTCTTCGTGCCCTCCTATAATAGCGGCGAACCTCAGAGCTATATATCCTCTCCCGATTTCCTGGAATTTGTCATCGCACGTGCGCGTGAGATGGGCCATGCAATTGGAGTGACATTCGGAGAAGGGTTTACCACATCCCGGAAGTTGGGCGTGAAAGACTTGTCTGTTTTTATATAA
- a CDS encoding M23 family metallopeptidase produces the protein MKVKLIVSLLMIVCLISWNTQAQERGKFKRNPKINQSGNNANEGPTRVSTPQPEDEYQVETSNLRFQSQFEPVKPLNPVVSEDTTTIDEGETEVVEVVDSLLVADEWVKSAEYYVIWDARTINPYGLSPLEFDEPVELTLYDPAVNRMWATPMTETKPTSNFGYRWGRWHNGSDLDLETGDTVRSTYDGMVRIVAFDGSGYGRFVVVRHYNGLETLYGHLSKQLVESGQIVRAGEVIGLGGNTGRSTGSHLHYENRYEGNPFDPRNIFDWENKAIKSDHFLLTSTVWNHLRGKSNKSEFESGDAPVAYTRSILHKVRSGETLSSIAGRYGVSISSVARKNRISTRSTLRIGQKLRIK, from the coding sequence ATGAAAGTAAAGCTTATTGTAAGTTTGCTAATGATCGTGTGTTTGATCTCCTGGAACACGCAAGCACAAGAGCGAGGAAAATTCAAAAGAAATCCGAAAATCAATCAGTCCGGAAACAACGCTAACGAAGGACCTACAAGAGTAAGCACGCCGCAGCCCGAAGACGAATATCAAGTCGAAACATCCAATCTCAGATTCCAAAGCCAGTTTGAACCCGTAAAACCGCTCAACCCGGTTGTAAGCGAGGATACCACTACCATTGACGAAGGTGAAACCGAAGTTGTGGAAGTTGTTGATTCACTGCTGGTGGCCGACGAATGGGTAAAGTCAGCCGAATATTATGTGATATGGGATGCCAGGACTATTAATCCTTACGGACTGAGCCCGCTGGAATTTGATGAGCCGGTAGAGCTGACATTATATGATCCGGCTGTGAACCGAATGTGGGCTACGCCAATGACCGAGACCAAACCAACGTCTAATTTTGGTTACCGATGGGGAAGATGGCACAATGGAAGTGACCTGGACCTGGAAACCGGCGACACCGTCCGCTCGACCTATGACGGAATGGTCCGCATTGTGGCATTTGACGGCAGCGGATACGGCCGCTTCGTTGTTGTAAGACACTACAACGGGCTCGAAACATTGTATGGACATTTATCCAAACAACTCGTCGAATCCGGCCAGATTGTGAGAGCAGGCGAAGTGATAGGATTGGGCGGTAATACAGGCCGGAGCACAGGGTCGCATTTACATTACGAAAACCGCTACGAAGGAAATCCATTTGACCCGAGAAACATCTTCGACTGGGAAAACAAGGCCATCAAATCAGACCATTTTTTATTAACCAGCACCGTATGGAACCACTTACGCGGCAAATCCAATAAAAGTGAGTTTGAATCCGGGGACGCGCCTGTGGCCTATACACGCTCCATTTTGCATAAAGTACGCTCGGGCGAAACGCTTTCCTCCATCGCCGGAAGATATGGAGTGAGCATTTCATCCGTTGCAAGAAAAAACAGAATTTCTACCCGCTCGACATTAAGAATCGGGCAGAAACTTCGCATTAAATAA
- the trxB gene encoding thioredoxin-disulfide reductase produces MTSEKVSCLIIGSGPAGYTAAIYASRAGLNPVLYQGAQPGGQLTITTEVDNYPGYPDGITGPEMMMNFEKQAKRFGSDIRYGLATAVDFTTHPLKVTIDNKHEIEADSVIVSTGASAKWLGLPDEERLNGRGVSACAVCDGFFFRGQDVVVVGAGDTAAEEASYLAKLARKVYLLVRRDEMRASKIMQKRVEMLPNIEILWNTETVKLNGEDGLESVLVKNNKTGEEQLLEATGFFVAIGHKPNTDIFKGYLNMDETGYIQTIKGSACTNIKGVFACGDAQDNVYRQAITAAGTGCMAALDAERFLMELEVENIIEETA; encoded by the coding sequence ATGACATCCGAGAAAGTCTCTTGCTTAATTATTGGCTCCGGTCCTGCCGGATATACAGCCGCTATATATGCTTCCAGGGCAGGATTAAATCCTGTACTTTACCAAGGCGCGCAACCTGGCGGCCAGCTAACCATTACTACGGAAGTCGATAACTATCCTGGTTATCCGGATGGCATTACCGGCCCCGAAATGATGATGAATTTCGAGAAACAAGCCAAACGCTTTGGCTCTGATATCCGTTACGGCCTGGCCACGGCCGTTGACTTTACAACGCATCCGTTGAAAGTTACCATTGACAATAAACATGAGATCGAGGCAGATTCAGTGATCGTTTCGACCGGTGCTTCTGCTAAATGGCTCGGCCTTCCTGATGAAGAGCGTTTGAATGGCCGCGGCGTTTCTGCTTGCGCCGTTTGTGATGGTTTCTTTTTCCGCGGACAAGACGTTGTTGTTGTCGGTGCTGGTGATACAGCTGCCGAAGAAGCAAGTTATCTTGCTAAATTGGCGCGTAAAGTGTATTTATTGGTTCGTCGTGATGAAATGCGTGCTTCGAAAATCATGCAGAAACGCGTGGAAATGTTGCCTAACATTGAAATTCTTTGGAATACTGAAACGGTAAAGCTGAATGGGGAAGACGGGCTTGAATCTGTTTTGGTAAAAAATAATAAAACCGGCGAGGAGCAACTTTTGGAAGCAACTGGGTTCTTTGTAGCAATTGGTCACAAACCAAATACGGATATTTTCAAAGGATACCTGAATATGGACGAAACCGGTTACATCCAAACTATAAAAGGAAGCGCTTGCACTAACATTAAAGGTGTATTTGCATGTGGTGATGCACAGGATAATGTTTACAGACAAGCCATTACCGCTGCGGGAACTGGCTGTATGGCCGCATTGGACGCTGAGCGTTTTCTAATGGAACTTGAAGTAGAGAACATTATCGAAGAAACAGCTTAA
- a CDS encoding OmpA family protein, whose protein sequence is MENVVTNPQVYEHSVMHRASIFLLFSCLFISNFTHAQDATLSRKARETYEKAQEAWQARKLPDAIALFEKVLEQEPNSYDTNLRLAQIYELQRNADLTKKYYAKAIQLRPSVPQTASALQWMGRYHFEAQRYDSAQVYFERTLSLVPVKSSLARLAEKSIASSKFAREAVKNPLSIQKRSLGDTINFLNTQYFPVMTADNETLIFTGLTENRDENIYTTHRINGKWDVPEEISASINTTNNEGTCSVSADGRTLVFTACNRPDGYGSCDLYISRKEGKDWSAPLNLGSEINTRDWESQPSLSADGHLLYFASDRRGGQGKRDIWVSKLDEKGKWAPPKNLGSHINTADEENAPFIHANGRTLFYASNGFPGMGGFDIFISQRTDTVWSQSKNIGYPINTIADQVGLFIASDGQKAYYTDDGSEGKGRSLLYTFNLPQQVKDMIVPTRYAKGKVFDKKTNTPLASSIDLFDLKTQQKVGEYSSDGKTGSFLAVLNSGGEYAFYVSKTGYLFKSLSFTVNDSTSFVDLDIPLEAIEKDRAEVLNNIFFKTGEFGLDEKSKVELGKMVDFLNKNKTVKIEISGHTDDVGSDTENMELSRRRAESVQQYLQQSGIVADRITFKGYGETQPVAPNDSQQNRQKNRRIEWRIL, encoded by the coding sequence ATGGAAAATGTCGTTACAAACCCACAAGTATATGAACATTCCGTAATGCACCGCGCCTCTATATTTTTGCTTTTTTCCTGTCTGTTTATTTCAAATTTCACGCACGCACAGGATGCAACATTGTCCCGAAAAGCCCGTGAAACTTATGAAAAAGCGCAGGAAGCCTGGCAGGCACGGAAGCTGCCCGACGCCATTGCGCTCTTCGAGAAAGTCCTTGAACAGGAGCCTAACAGTTACGATACAAATCTAAGGCTTGCGCAGATCTATGAGCTGCAACGCAACGCTGATCTCACCAAAAAATATTACGCAAAAGCCATTCAGCTAAGGCCATCGGTGCCTCAGACTGCTTCTGCACTGCAATGGATGGGTCGCTATCATTTTGAGGCACAGCGCTATGATTCGGCGCAGGTTTATTTTGAAAGGACTTTATCGTTGGTCCCCGTGAAATCGAGCCTTGCGCGGCTGGCGGAGAAATCCATTGCTTCGTCAAAATTTGCCCGGGAAGCGGTTAAAAACCCTTTGAGCATTCAAAAAAGATCACTGGGAGACACCATTAACTTTCTGAACACGCAGTATTTTCCCGTAATGACGGCGGATAATGAGACATTGATCTTCACCGGATTAACAGAAAACAGAGACGAAAATATATACACAACCCACCGCATAAACGGAAAGTGGGACGTTCCGGAAGAAATCTCTGCATCCATTAATACCACCAATAATGAAGGCACATGCAGTGTCTCCGCGGATGGCCGGACATTGGTGTTCACTGCCTGCAACCGGCCCGACGGTTATGGAAGCTGTGATCTTTATATCTCGCGAAAAGAAGGCAAAGATTGGAGCGCACCGCTGAACCTGGGCTCGGAAATCAATACGCGTGACTGGGAGTCGCAGCCGTCGTTATCGGCGGATGGTCACCTGCTTTACTTTGCTTCCGACCGCAGAGGCGGGCAGGGCAAGCGGGATATTTGGGTTTCAAAGCTCGACGAGAAAGGAAAATGGGCGCCGCCAAAAAACCTGGGGTCGCACATTAACACCGCAGACGAAGAAAATGCGCCGTTTATTCACGCCAACGGAAGAACGCTTTTTTATGCTTCAAACGGTTTTCCGGGCATGGGTGGCTTTGACATTTTCATTTCGCAGCGTACAGATACGGTCTGGTCACAATCCAAAAACATCGGCTATCCGATCAACACCATTGCTGATCAGGTTGGATTGTTTATCGCCTCGGACGGGCAGAAAGCTTACTATACAGATGACGGCTCGGAAGGAAAAGGCCGCTCGCTGCTTTATACATTCAATTTGCCACAGCAGGTCAAGGATATGATCGTGCCTACACGCTATGCGAAGGGAAAAGTTTTTGATAAAAAAACAAACACGCCCCTGGCCTCTTCTATCGACCTTTTTGACCTGAAAACACAGCAAAAAGTCGGTGAATATTCATCTGACGGCAAAACGGGCTCTTTTTTGGCAGTGCTGAACAGCGGCGGTGAATATGCATTTTATGTTTCCAAAACAGGTTATCTTTTCAAAAGCCTGTCATTCACCGTGAATGATTCCACTTCTTTTGTGGATCTGGACATTCCTTTGGAAGCTATCGAAAAAGACCGGGCAGAAGTGCTGAATAATATATTTTTCAAAACAGGTGAATTTGGTCTGGATGAAAAGTCGAAAGTGGAGCTTGGGAAAATGGTTGATTTTTTAAACAAAAACAAAACCGTTAAAATTGAAATCTCCGGCCATACCGATGATGTAGGTTCCGACACCGAAAATATGGAATTATCAAGGCGGAGAGCAGAGTCTGTACAGCAATATTTACAGCAGTCGGGCATTGTTGCCGACAGGATCACATTCAAAGGTTATGGCGAGACACAGCCGGTTGCCCCAAATGACTCTCAGCAAAACCGACAGAAGAACCGCAGAATCGAGTGGCGGATCCTCTAA
- a CDS encoding 7-carboxy-7-deazaguanine synthase QueE codes for MEAFYTLQGEGQHSGRAAYFIRLGGCEVGCHWCDVKESWNADLHPKHNINNIVDGALKYPGRLAVITGGEPLMYNLDELTGQLQDAGFKTNIETSGVYPFTGHWDWVCFSPKKFKTPHPDIYQNANELKAIIYNKSDFEFAESHAALVSDECTLLLQPEWSKHEVMLPLIIDYIKDNPKWKMSLQTHKYMNIP; via the coding sequence ATGGAAGCCTTCTACACCTTGCAGGGAGAAGGCCAGCATAGCGGGCGCGCTGCTTATTTCATCCGTCTCGGCGGCTGTGAAGTGGGTTGTCACTGGTGCGACGTGAAAGAATCGTGGAATGCGGATCTGCATCCGAAACATAACATTAATAACATTGTAGACGGGGCATTGAAATATCCCGGCCGCCTTGCGGTGATCACGGGCGGCGAGCCGTTAATGTATAATCTGGACGAACTGACGGGCCAGCTGCAAGATGCAGGCTTTAAAACCAACATTGAAACTTCCGGCGTATATCCTTTTACAGGACATTGGGATTGGGTGTGCTTTTCTCCCAAAAAATTTAAAACGCCGCATCCGGACATTTATCAAAACGCCAACGAGCTCAAAGCGATCATTTACAACAAGAGCGATTTTGAATTCGCCGAATCACATGCCGCCCTTGTTTCTGATGAATGTACGCTGCTATTACAACCCGAATGGAGTAAGCATGAGGTGATGCTGCCTTTGATAATTGACTATATCAAAGACAATCCCAAATGGAAAATGTCGTTACAAACCCACAAGTATATGAACATTCCGTAA